A part of Microbulbifer salipaludis genomic DNA contains:
- a CDS encoding anti-sigma factor family protein — MMNCCQARRELDLMQRENNSVLLKHLHRCSECREYAEELRLVNLLRTMPAPQPSEYFEERVLNAAMPKRRNAVQGNVRKWQLATAASVLFAVIAALPQWRSSTPIVEASMVQASASEALPVRVSVDAARAMEGALISVSLPENLALEGYGDQRELSWRTNLNAGANRLTLPVRARTGQRNEILIRIEHDGARKEFYVPVEFPARGDLPANQGAAVTPQTI, encoded by the coding sequence ATGATGAACTGCTGTCAGGCTCGTCGCGAACTGGACTTGATGCAAAGGGAAAACAACAGCGTGCTGCTGAAGCACCTGCATCGTTGTAGTGAGTGCCGTGAATATGCCGAAGAGCTGCGTCTGGTAAATCTGCTGCGCACCATGCCAGCGCCCCAGCCGAGCGAATATTTCGAAGAGCGCGTGCTGAATGCGGCAATGCCGAAACGGCGCAATGCAGTGCAGGGTAACGTGCGCAAGTGGCAGCTGGCTACGGCCGCCAGTGTGTTGTTCGCGGTCATTGCGGCGCTGCCGCAGTGGCGGTCGTCCACGCCCATCGTTGAGGCATCGATGGTGCAGGCGTCAGCCTCAGAAGCGCTCCCGGTACGGGTCTCTGTGGATGCTGCACGCGCAATGGAAGGCGCTTTGATCAGTGTGTCTCTTCCGGAAAATCTCGCGCTTGAAGGATACGGTGACCAGCGGGAGTTGAGCTGGCGCACCAACCTAAACGCGGGCGCAAATCGGCTGACGCTGCCTGTGCGTGCGCGTACCGGGCAGCGCAATGAGATATTGATCCGCATTGAGCACGACGGTGCACGCAAAGAGTTTTATGTGCCGGTGGAGTTCCCTGCAAGAGGGGACTTGCCAGCTAACCAGGGTGCGGCTGTGACGCCGCAAACGATCTGA
- the rplI gene encoding 50S ribosomal protein L9 produces MEVILLDKVGKLGNVGDRVEVKSGFGRNFLLPTGKAVLANAANIAEFEAKRAELEAAAAAKVSEAEGRAAKLEGLVVTIAANAGDEGKLFGSIGTRDIAEAITAAGVAVEKAEVKLPEGALREVGEYDVDVQLHSDVITVVKVVVEAE; encoded by the coding sequence ATGGAAGTTATTCTGCTCGACAAAGTAGGCAAACTGGGCAATGTGGGCGACCGCGTTGAAGTTAAATCCGGTTTCGGCCGCAACTTCCTGTTGCCTACCGGTAAAGCCGTTCTGGCCAACGCAGCGAACATCGCTGAGTTCGAAGCCAAGCGCGCTGAGCTGGAAGCAGCAGCTGCTGCCAAAGTAAGCGAAGCCGAAGGCCGCGCTGCCAAGCTGGAAGGCCTGGTTGTCACCATCGCCGCTAACGCTGGCGACGAAGGCAAGCTGTTCGGCTCCATCGGCACTCGTGACATCGCCGAAGCGATCACCGCTGCTGGCGTTGCTGTAGAGAAAGCCGAAGTGAAACTGCCGGAAGGTGCACTGCGCGAAGTGGGCGAGTACGACGTAGACGTACAGCTGCACTCTGACGTGATCACCGTGGTTAAGGTTGTTGTAGAAGCCGAGTAA
- a CDS encoding tetratricopeptide repeat protein, with protein sequence MELTPKLLAGLLWWGAVAAPAIAEEPFANGTAAFKGGDYERALSHFEQARQRGQQGPSLTYNLGVTLFKLGRYQAAQAQFQQLLEDPEWSEVARLQLGLMAEKQGRPVSAVGYYRDLTDSESPKLRRLALMRLSALARAPGAEPAPEQDPDRGLALLSLTSGYDSNAYSLQNELLTDDSVGADTFTELFAWGQYRLRGTAEDGWRLHGFAFGRRYSDLESLNLTSFNAGISRHMPWQGWRVELGGVAETASLGGERVTNEWRLVGRMQQEFGNGVLTLAYQPSYFNGTETYRYLDGWRQRFEARWAAPLAIMDIDVLYRLDLDDRQDLATADDGFYSYSPRRQTFGVEAELPLSWGWSLHAGSHYRLSNYRGNNQLQDSDGEFKQQAREGNRLRSWIGAEVQLLPRLQLDARVIRTNNDDNFDIYSYEKTEASLSVRYVF encoded by the coding sequence ATGGAATTGACACCAAAATTGCTCGCCGGCTTGCTCTGGTGGGGCGCGGTAGCCGCGCCTGCCATTGCCGAAGAGCCGTTTGCCAATGGCACTGCCGCATTTAAGGGCGGGGACTACGAGCGCGCATTGTCGCACTTCGAGCAGGCCCGTCAGCGTGGCCAGCAGGGCCCCAGCCTGACCTATAACCTGGGGGTGACCTTATTCAAACTTGGGCGCTATCAGGCAGCGCAGGCACAGTTTCAGCAGCTGCTGGAAGATCCTGAGTGGAGCGAGGTGGCGCGCCTGCAGCTGGGGTTGATGGCGGAAAAGCAGGGCCGCCCGGTTTCCGCAGTGGGTTACTACCGGGATCTTACCGATAGCGAGTCCCCCAAACTGCGTCGCCTGGCGCTGATGCGTCTCTCGGCGCTGGCGCGGGCCCCGGGAGCGGAGCCTGCCCCGGAACAGGATCCGGATCGTGGGTTGGCGCTGCTGAGCCTGACCTCGGGTTATGACAGCAACGCCTACTCGCTGCAGAATGAGCTGCTTACCGATGACTCGGTGGGCGCAGATACCTTCACCGAGCTGTTTGCCTGGGGTCAGTACCGCCTGCGGGGGACCGCAGAAGATGGTTGGCGCCTGCATGGGTTTGCTTTCGGCCGTCGTTACAGCGATCTGGAGAGCCTGAACCTCACCAGTTTCAATGCGGGTATTTCCCGGCATATGCCCTGGCAGGGTTGGCGGGTGGAGCTGGGGGGCGTCGCGGAGACCGCTTCCCTCGGTGGCGAGCGTGTCACCAATGAGTGGCGTCTTGTGGGGCGCATGCAGCAGGAGTTCGGCAATGGCGTGCTGACGCTGGCTTATCAGCCCAGTTATTTTAATGGCACAGAGACCTACCGTTACCTGGATGGCTGGCGCCAGCGATTTGAGGCGCGCTGGGCTGCGCCGTTGGCAATCATGGACATCGATGTGCTGTACCGCCTGGATTTGGACGACCGCCAGGACCTGGCTACCGCAGATGACGGTTTTTACAGTTATTCGCCGCGCCGGCAGACCTTCGGGGTTGAGGCTGAACTGCCACTGTCGTGGGGCTGGTCGCTGCACGCCGGCAGCCACTACCGTTTGAGCAACTACCGCGGCAACAACCAGTTGCAGGACAGCGACGGTGAGTTCAAGCAGCAGGCCCGGGAAGGCAATCGCCTGCGTAGTTGGATTGGGGCGGAGGTACAGTTGCTGCCACGCCTGCAGCTGGATGCGCGGGTAATTCGCACGAACAATGACGACAACTTCGATATCTACAGCTACGAAAAAACCGAAGCCAGCCTGAGTGTGCGCTACGTCTTCTGA
- the dnaB gene encoding replicative DNA helicase: MNEYAPPEEETQESQSSSPLPHSVEAEQSVLGGLMLDASRLDAVAEQLSAEDFFVASHRVIFGVMLELSGGEQPLDIVTLAEGLASRNLLADIGGPAYLAELAENTPSAANIVAYAKIVRERSMLRQLIAAAGEISRTSFNPGGLGSADLLQMAERRVAEIAEGRAKEGGFVGVDTLLKKTVERIDELFKSEGDITGLSTGLTELDQRTSGWQPGELIILAARPSMGKTALALNFVEAAMLSQEKPTLVFSMEMPSDSLVMRMLSSIGKIDQGRIRNGKLQEDDWPKLSSAVQKMKGKGLYIDDTPGLSPSEVRARVKRTVRDHTNLLMRADPKLSREDAERRAMPAMVMVDYLQLMQVKGSTEGRTQEISEISRSLKALAKEYECPVIALSQLNRGVEQRPNKRPMNSDLRESGAIEQDADVILFIYRDEYYNEDSPDKGLAELIIGKQRNGEIGTCRAAFVGKYTRFDDLAPEYYQEEH, translated from the coding sequence ATGAACGAATACGCCCCGCCTGAAGAAGAAACCCAGGAATCCCAGTCCAGTTCGCCGCTACCGCACTCGGTAGAGGCCGAGCAATCCGTATTGGGTGGACTGATGCTCGACGCCAGCCGCCTGGATGCGGTGGCGGAGCAATTGAGTGCAGAGGACTTCTTTGTCGCCAGCCATCGGGTCATCTTTGGTGTGATGCTGGAGCTGTCCGGGGGTGAGCAGCCGCTGGATATCGTCACCCTGGCCGAAGGCCTCGCCAGCCGCAATTTGCTCGCGGATATCGGCGGTCCCGCCTATCTCGCTGAACTCGCTGAAAATACCCCCTCCGCGGCCAATATCGTGGCCTACGCCAAGATCGTGCGCGAGCGCTCGATGCTGCGCCAGTTGATCGCCGCTGCCGGCGAGATCAGCCGAACCAGTTTCAATCCCGGTGGACTGGGGTCTGCCGACCTGTTGCAGATGGCCGAGCGCCGGGTGGCGGAAATCGCCGAGGGGCGCGCCAAAGAAGGCGGCTTTGTCGGCGTGGATACGCTGCTGAAGAAAACCGTTGAGCGGATTGATGAGCTGTTCAAGTCCGAGGGTGATATTACCGGTCTCAGCACCGGGCTGACCGAGCTCGACCAGCGCACCTCCGGCTGGCAGCCCGGTGAACTGATTATCCTCGCCGCCCGTCCCTCCATGGGTAAGACCGCACTGGCGCTGAACTTCGTCGAGGCGGCCATGTTGAGCCAGGAGAAGCCGACGCTGGTGTTCAGTATGGAGATGCCGTCCGACAGTCTGGTGATGCGGATGTTGTCGTCCATCGGCAAGATCGATCAGGGGCGTATCCGTAACGGCAAGCTGCAGGAGGACGACTGGCCCAAGCTGTCCAGCGCGGTGCAGAAGATGAAGGGCAAGGGGCTGTACATTGACGATACCCCGGGTCTGTCGCCCAGTGAGGTACGCGCGCGGGTGAAGCGCACGGTACGCGATCACACCAACCTGCTGATGCGGGCAGACCCCAAGCTGAGCCGGGAAGATGCGGAGCGCCGTGCGATGCCGGCGATGGTGATGGTGGATTACCTGCAGTTGATGCAGGTGAAGGGCAGTACCGAGGGGCGTACCCAGGAAATTTCCGAGATTTCGCGCTCTCTAAAAGCGCTGGCGAAGGAATACGAGTGCCCGGTGATTGCGTTGTCGCAGTTGAACCGGGGGGTGGAGCAGCGCCCGAACAAGCGCCCGATGAACTCGGACCTGCGGGAATCCGGGGCGATCGAGCAGGATGCGGATGTGATTCTGTTTATCTACCGCGATGAGTATTACAACGAGGACAGCCCGGACAAGGGCCTGGCGGAGCTGATTATCGGTAAGCAGCGTAACGGTGAGATTGGTACTTGCCGGGCGGCGTTTGTGGGCAAGTACACACGCTTTGATGACCTGGCGCCGGAGTATTATCAGGAAGAGCACTGA
- the bioD gene encoding dethiobiotin synthase — protein MTRTFFVTGTNTEVGKTYVTAALLHAAGAQGLKTAAVKPVASGCEQTPEGLRNSDALTLMAAMTEDMPYEQVNPIALEPAIAPHIAAMEAGRRLDPSRLVGICRGVMSSKADLVLIEGAGGWRVPLAPRQFLSDVPRALELPVILVVSMELGCINHALLTAEAIHRDGLPLAGWVANFVRGPQSDMPRAEENLATLRTVLPAPCLGVLPHDESGDFRSGAAHLDLSPLLSSSN, from the coding sequence GTGACTCGCACGTTTTTTGTAACGGGAACCAATACCGAGGTTGGAAAAACCTATGTCACTGCGGCGTTGCTGCATGCGGCCGGCGCGCAGGGGCTGAAAACGGCGGCGGTGAAGCCGGTGGCATCCGGTTGTGAGCAGACCCCGGAGGGGCTGCGCAACAGCGATGCACTGACGCTGATGGCGGCGATGACTGAAGATATGCCCTATGAGCAGGTCAATCCGATCGCACTGGAGCCGGCGATTGCACCGCATATCGCCGCCATGGAAGCCGGCCGGCGCCTGGACCCTTCGCGGTTGGTGGGTATCTGCCGCGGGGTGATGAGCAGCAAGGCGGATCTGGTGCTGATCGAGGGCGCTGGAGGCTGGCGGGTGCCGCTGGCGCCGCGCCAGTTTTTATCCGACGTGCCACGGGCCCTGGAGCTGCCGGTCATACTGGTGGTCAGTATGGAGCTGGGGTGTATCAATCACGCGTTGCTGACTGCCGAGGCGATTCACCGCGATGGCCTGCCGTTGGCCGGCTGGGTCGCCAACTTTGTGCGCGGTCCCCAGAGTGACATGCCGCGAGCAGAGGAAAACCTGGCGACCCTGCGCACGGTGTTGCCGGCACCGTGTCTGGGCGTGCTGCCCCATGATGAATCTGGCGACTTCCGCTCTGGCGCCGCCCACCTCGATCTCTCTCCGCTGCTATCTTCATCCAACTGA
- the rnr gene encoding ribonuclease R: MEAVLTQDKSNTPPADSAGTVADPHAEREAEKYAKPVPSREFLLDLLEQQAGPVSWEAVADLLSIDDEDRREGVRRRLIAMSRDGQIASNRAGDFGVLDKMSLVRGRVIGHRDGFGFVSPGDGSDDLFLSHRQMRKVFDGDEVLVRETPGGFRGKREGAVVRVIKHNTHQLAGRLYREDGICFVRPDNPRMTLDVMVPEGKCADAQSGQYVVVNITAQPGRNALPHGEVAEVLGDHLAPGMEIDVAIRNYGIPHTWPAAVLAQVEGIADEVLEEDKKARVDLRQLPLVTIDGEDARDFDDAVYCEVLPDGNWKLLVAIADVSHYVAVGTPLDVEAHQRGNSVYFPDFVVPMLPEKLSNGLCSLNPEVDRLCMVCEMRIDQSGSILGYQFFEGLMRSHARFTYTQVGEMVDERDNRDSGIRKQFAALVPHIDNLRDLYGALRGARDRRGAIDFETTETRILFDATRKIERIVPVQRNDAHKMIEECMLAANVCAAELMETAELPALYRVHDIPKQERLENLREYLGELGLRLDGGSEPQPSDYQALLQQVDGRPDFHIIQTMLLRSMNQAVYQPENRGHFGLDYRAYAHFTSPIRRYPDLLLHRGLRWLIRNGSANPAAVAHKVRQAPGAHALAREDILPYSTVAMVELGEHCSMTERRADDATRDVVSWLKCEYLQDHVGEVYRGVISAVTGFGLFVELDDLYVEGLIHVTALPKDYYHFEQAQQRLVGERSGTRFHLGDGVTVQVARVDLEERKVDFTFVELHPRPSYKNPKYRKPRAEKKSSGPDVQAEKPAKAVNAPKAAKLRKGEESTEVSGRAMELAVEFQQERQRRKKPDFSAEEKEASPWGAGLKKKALQENDEDAPRPIRKRKVGSEETEIVPPSVEQPAEAESTEVAPKKRKPKKTQPRKGGKRPAVAARKAAQKADKAESAARAAKKKAKKKLKKKLSKKPGGNK, translated from the coding sequence ATGGAAGCTGTTTTGACACAAGACAAATCAAACACTCCCCCCGCTGACAGCGCTGGAACGGTCGCCGACCCCCACGCCGAACGCGAGGCGGAAAAATACGCAAAACCCGTCCCCAGTCGCGAGTTTTTACTGGACCTGCTGGAGCAGCAGGCCGGGCCTGTTTCCTGGGAAGCGGTTGCCGACCTGCTGTCCATCGACGATGAGGATCGCCGCGAGGGCGTGCGGCGGCGGCTGATTGCCATGTCCCGCGACGGCCAGATTGCCAGCAACCGCGCCGGGGATTTCGGCGTGCTCGACAAAATGAGCCTGGTGCGCGGGCGGGTCATAGGCCATCGCGATGGCTTTGGTTTCGTCTCCCCCGGAGACGGCAGTGATGACCTGTTCCTGTCCCACCGCCAGATGCGCAAGGTGTTTGACGGCGACGAGGTGCTGGTGCGGGAAACCCCCGGCGGCTTTCGCGGCAAGCGTGAGGGCGCCGTGGTGCGGGTCATCAAACACAACACCCACCAGCTCGCCGGGCGCCTGTATCGGGAGGACGGTATCTGTTTCGTGCGCCCGGATAATCCGCGCATGACCCTGGATGTGATGGTGCCCGAGGGCAAGTGTGCCGACGCCCAGAGTGGCCAGTATGTGGTGGTGAATATCACCGCACAGCCGGGACGCAATGCGCTGCCCCACGGGGAGGTGGCGGAGGTGCTCGGCGACCACCTGGCACCGGGCATGGAGATCGATGTTGCCATCCGCAACTACGGTATTCCGCATACCTGGCCTGCCGCGGTACTGGCGCAGGTAGAAGGTATCGCCGACGAGGTGCTGGAAGAGGACAAAAAGGCGCGTGTCGACCTGCGCCAGCTGCCTCTGGTCACCATCGACGGTGAAGACGCGCGGGACTTTGACGATGCTGTTTACTGCGAGGTGCTGCCGGATGGTAACTGGAAGTTGCTGGTTGCCATTGCCGACGTATCCCACTACGTGGCCGTGGGCACGCCGCTGGATGTAGAGGCGCACCAGCGCGGTAACTCGGTGTATTTCCCGGATTTTGTGGTGCCGATGCTGCCGGAGAAACTCTCCAATGGGCTCTGTTCCCTGAACCCGGAAGTGGATCGGCTGTGCATGGTGTGCGAGATGCGCATCGACCAGTCCGGGAGCATCCTCGGCTACCAGTTCTTCGAGGGTCTGATGCGCAGTCATGCGCGCTTCACCTATACCCAGGTGGGTGAAATGGTCGACGAGCGGGACAATCGCGACAGCGGCATCCGCAAGCAGTTTGCCGCCCTGGTTCCCCATATCGACAACCTGCGCGATCTCTACGGCGCCCTGCGGGGCGCCCGCGACCGTCGCGGTGCAATCGATTTTGAAACCACGGAAACCCGCATCCTGTTTGACGCCACGCGCAAGATCGAACGCATCGTGCCGGTGCAGCGTAACGACGCGCACAAAATGATCGAGGAGTGCATGCTCGCCGCGAATGTATGCGCGGCGGAGTTGATGGAGACGGCGGAACTGCCGGCGCTGTATCGGGTGCACGATATTCCCAAGCAGGAGCGTCTGGAGAACCTGCGCGAGTACCTGGGTGAGCTGGGGCTGCGCCTGGACGGTGGCAGTGAGCCGCAGCCCAGTGATTACCAGGCGCTACTGCAGCAGGTAGATGGGCGCCCGGATTTCCACATTATCCAGACCATGTTGCTGCGCTCCATGAATCAGGCGGTGTACCAGCCGGAGAATCGCGGCCACTTCGGTCTCGACTATCGCGCGTATGCCCATTTCACCTCACCCATTCGACGCTACCCGGATCTGCTGTTGCACCGGGGGCTGCGCTGGCTGATCCGCAATGGCAGCGCCAACCCTGCTGCAGTGGCGCACAAGGTGCGTCAGGCGCCCGGGGCGCACGCGCTGGCGCGGGAAGACATCCTGCCCTACAGCACGGTGGCCATGGTGGAGCTGGGTGAGCATTGCTCCATGACCGAGCGTCGCGCCGATGACGCCACCCGCGATGTGGTGAGCTGGCTCAAATGCGAATATCTGCAGGATCACGTGGGCGAGGTTTACCGCGGTGTGATCAGTGCGGTCACCGGCTTTGGCCTGTTCGTGGAACTGGATGATTTATATGTGGAGGGCCTGATTCACGTCACGGCACTGCCCAAAGACTACTACCACTTTGAGCAGGCCCAGCAGCGCCTCGTCGGCGAGCGCAGTGGCACACGCTTCCATCTCGGGGACGGTGTCACCGTGCAGGTGGCGCGGGTCGACCTGGAAGAGCGCAAGGTCGACTTCACCTTTGTAGAGTTGCACCCGCGCCCCAGCTATAAAAACCCCAAATACCGAAAGCCCAGGGCAGAGAAAAAATCTTCCGGGCCTGACGTCCAGGCCGAGAAACCGGCGAAAGCAGTAAACGCCCCCAAAGCAGCGAAGTTGCGCAAGGGTGAGGAGTCAACCGAAGTGAGTGGTCGTGCGATGGAATTGGCGGTGGAGTTTCAGCAGGAACGCCAGCGCCGCAAGAAGCCGGATTTCAGTGCTGAAGAGAAAGAAGCCAGCCCCTGGGGCGCCGGTCTGAAAAAGAAAGCCCTGCAGGAAAACGACGAAGACGCGCCGCGGCCGATCCGGAAGCGCAAGGTGGGTAGCGAAGAAACAGAAATCGTGCCGCCGTCAGTAGAGCAGCCAGCAGAGGCAGAGTCGACAGAAGTGGCCCCGAAAAAACGCAAGCCGAAGAAAACGCAACCGCGTAAAGGTGGCAAGCGCCCCGCAGTTGCGGCGCGCAAGGCTGCTCAAAAAGCGGATAAGGCTGAATCGGCAGCGCGAGCGGCAAAAAAGAAGGCCAAGAAAAAGCTGAAGAAAAAACTATCGAAGAAACCAGGTGGGAATAAGTAA
- the rpsR gene encoding 30S ribosomal protein S18 encodes MARFFRRRKFCRFTAEGTKRIDYKDLDTLKAYVSETGKIVPSRITGTKAKYQRQLATAVKRARYIALLPYTDSHEA; translated from the coding sequence ATGGCACGTTTTTTCCGTCGTCGTAAGTTCTGCCGTTTCACCGCCGAAGGCACCAAGCGTATCGATTACAAAGATCTCGATACCCTGAAAGCCTACGTTTCTGAAACTGGCAAAATCGTACCGAGCCGTATTACTGGCACCAAAGCCAAGTATCAGCGCCAGCTGGCCACTGCGGTCAAGCGCGCGCGTTACATTGCGCTGCTGCCGTACACGGACAGCCACGAAGCTTAA
- the rlmB gene encoding 23S rRNA (guanosine(2251)-2'-O)-methyltransferase RlmB — MAQHLVYGLHAVQALLKSSPQQVQELLLLRGRKDQKLQKIIRQAEQNDIVIRFVDRRALDEKVGDDGNHQGAVAVCVSDTKIYDEQFLKSLLQQLDEKNEAPFLLVLDGITDPHNLGACLRSAEAAGVHAVIAPKDKAAGLTPTARKVACGAAEVLPFVTVTNLARTLQMLQQAGVWIYGAAGEAQQNIYQSSLTGPLALVMGAEGPGLRRLTRENCDHLVNIPMAGEVSSLNVSVATGVCLFEAVRQRSAG; from the coding sequence GTGGCACAACATTTGGTTTACGGCCTGCACGCGGTGCAGGCTCTGTTGAAAAGTAGCCCGCAACAGGTACAGGAACTGTTGCTGTTGCGCGGGCGCAAAGATCAGAAACTGCAGAAAATTATTCGCCAAGCGGAGCAGAATGATATTGTCATCCGTTTTGTGGATCGGCGTGCCCTGGATGAAAAAGTCGGTGACGACGGCAACCATCAGGGTGCGGTCGCCGTGTGTGTTAGCGACACAAAGATTTACGATGAGCAGTTTCTGAAATCCCTGCTGCAGCAGCTGGATGAAAAAAATGAAGCGCCGTTCCTGCTGGTGCTGGATGGTATCACCGACCCACACAACCTCGGGGCCTGCCTGCGCTCTGCGGAGGCCGCCGGCGTGCATGCGGTGATCGCGCCCAAGGACAAGGCTGCGGGGCTCACGCCCACCGCGCGCAAGGTTGCCTGCGGTGCCGCAGAAGTACTGCCGTTTGTCACCGTGACCAATCTCGCGCGTACCCTGCAGATGTTGCAACAGGCGGGCGTGTGGATTTACGGTGCCGCCGGCGAGGCACAGCAGAATATCTATCAGTCCTCCCTCACCGGCCCCCTCGCTCTGGTAATGGGTGCCGAGGGTCCCGGCCTGCGCCGCCTGACCCGGGAAAACTGTGACCACCTGGTAAATATTCCCATGGCGGGCGAGGTCAGTAGTCTAAACGTGTCGGTCGCCACCGGCGTCTGTCTGTTCGAGGCGGTGCGGCAGCGTTCCGCCGGCTAG
- a CDS encoding L,D-transpeptidase family protein, producing the protein MRYLKLSLIALLLVPTLALAKIKSVDEVVVYKSKHLMQLKRNGKVVKSYKVVFGKNPVGHKQYEGDSRTPEGRYTLNWKKKNSTYYRAIQVSYPNAQDRARAKKLGRSPGGSIMIHGQKPHWKGIEDYLTRMNWTDGCIAVTNPEMDEIWAMVDTGTPIEIFP; encoded by the coding sequence ATGCGATACCTAAAACTCAGTCTGATAGCCCTTCTCCTGGTCCCCACCCTGGCACTTGCCAAGATCAAGTCTGTTGACGAGGTCGTGGTGTACAAGTCCAAGCACCTGATGCAGCTGAAACGCAACGGCAAGGTTGTGAAAAGCTACAAGGTAGTCTTCGGCAAAAACCCCGTGGGCCACAAGCAGTACGAGGGTGATTCCCGTACCCCGGAGGGGCGCTACACCCTGAACTGGAAAAAGAAGAACAGCACCTATTATCGCGCCATTCAGGTCTCCTACCCCAACGCGCAAGACCGCGCCCGGGCGAAAAAACTGGGCCGCAGCCCCGGTGGTTCCATCATGATCCACGGCCAGAAGCCGCACTGGAAAGGTATTGAAGACTACCTGACCCGAATGAACTGGACCGATGGCTGTATTGCGGTAACCAACCCGGAAATGGACGAGATCTGGGCGATGGTGGATACCGGTACGCCGATTGAGATTTTCCCGTAA
- the rpsF gene encoding 30S ribosomal protein S6, translating into MRHYEIVFLVHPDQSEQVPGMVERYTATIKESGGDVHRLEDWGRRRLAYPINKIHKAHYILMNVECTEEALAELTTNFKYNDAVLRNLVIREDEAITEESPIMKAEKESRERKAARAERSERRERADREDSSSEGAEEDKSSDTTEDEE; encoded by the coding sequence ATGCGTCATTACGAAATTGTATTCCTGGTTCACCCGGACCAGAGCGAGCAGGTGCCCGGCATGGTCGAGCGTTACACTGCGACCATCAAAGAAAGCGGTGGCGACGTTCACCGTCTGGAAGACTGGGGCCGCCGCCGTCTGGCTTACCCGATCAACAAGATCCACAAGGCTCACTACATTCTGATGAATGTTGAGTGTACTGAAGAAGCGCTGGCCGAACTGACCACCAACTTCAAGTACAACGACGCCGTGCTGCGCAATCTGGTGATCCGTGAAGACGAAGCGATCACCGAAGAAAGCCCGATCATGAAGGCCGAGAAAGAGTCCCGCGAGCGCAAAGCTGCGCGCGCAGAACGCTCTGAGCGTCGCGAGCGCGCCGACCGTGAAGATTCTTCTTCCGAAGGCGCCGAGGAAGACAAGTCTTCCGACACCACTGAAGACGAAGAGTAA
- a CDS encoding RNA polymerase sigma factor: MSLIDFFRGRAAKEDCFTALVRPHLRLMHRMAYRWTQERADAEDLVQDVLTHLFPRVDELATVQKLGPWLIKVLYRRYVDLYRRRARSPVDETAPCVSDDQFFQERLEDERNHYQQLELQRMLNRALFTLDESWRDVVLLHDVEGYTALEVAEILDINVGTVKSRLHRARKKLKSVLEPGTIEAFAAC, from the coding sequence GTGTCCTTAATTGATTTCTTTCGCGGGAGGGCAGCAAAGGAAGACTGCTTTACCGCGCTGGTGCGACCGCACCTGCGTCTGATGCACCGCATGGCCTACCGCTGGACACAGGAGCGGGCGGATGCGGAAGATCTGGTGCAGGATGTACTGACTCACCTGTTTCCCCGTGTTGATGAGCTGGCAACCGTGCAAAAGTTGGGGCCCTGGTTGATCAAAGTGCTCTACCGACGCTACGTGGACTTGTACCGCCGTCGCGCCCGTTCTCCCGTTGATGAAACCGCGCCCTGCGTCAGTGATGACCAGTTTTTTCAGGAGCGTCTGGAAGACGAGCGCAATCATTATCAACAACTCGAGCTACAGCGCATGCTGAATCGCGCGCTGTTCACCCTGGATGAGTCCTGGCGCGATGTTGTGCTGTTACATGACGTCGAAGGCTATACCGCGCTGGAAGTCGCCGAAATTCTCGATATCAATGTGGGCACCGTGAAGTCCCGGTTGCACCGGGCGCGAAAAAAACTGAAATCCGTGCTCGAGCCGGGAACCATTGAAGCCTTCGCTGCGTGTTAA